CACATGCTCGGCCCGAACGGCAAGGAAGGTGGCTTCACCATCCACTATCCGTCCAAGGAGGAGCTGTCGATTTACGATGCAGCGATGATGTACAAGCAAGAGGGCGTCCCGCTCGTCATCTTCGCCGGTGTCGAATATGGCAATGGTTCGTCGCGTGACTGGGCCGCCAAGGGTACCAATCTGCTCGGCGTCAAGGCCGTGATTGCCCAGTCCTTCGAGCGTATCCACCGTTCGAACCTTGTCGGCATGGGCATCGTGCCCTTCACCTTCGAGGAAGGCACCACCTGGGCCTCGCTGAACCTGAAGGGTGACGAAGTCGTCACGATCGAGGGTCTGGAAGGCGAGATCAAGCCGCGCGAGAAGAAGATCGCCAAGATCACCTACTCGGACGGCACCGTAAAGGACGTACCCCTGCTCTGCCGCATCGACACGCTCGATGAGGTCACCTACATGAACAATGGTGGCATCCTGCAGACCGTTCTGCGCGATCTCGCTGCCTGATAGGTTTCTGTACGCCAGATGAAAAGCCGCCGGGCAACCGGCGGCTTTTTTCATTGCTGCCGGAATGGGAGCGTTGACAAAAATTTCACCCCTTCGTGACTTTGCGCTCGAGGGCGGAGAGGGTATCAGTGCAACGTTCAGGAAAGGCATAGCATCGGCATGTTGCAGGCAAAGACGAGGACAGGCAGACGGACGGCGTGGGCAAGGCTTGCCGCACTGTGTCTGGCACCGTTCATCGGCCTCTCAACAACTGTTGCGATGGCTGACGAATTTGCCACGCCGAAAGGTGTCGTAGAACTCTTTACCTCACAGGGCTGCCGTTCCTGCCCCCCCGCTGACCGCGCCTTCGAGCAGCTGGTCCGGGAAGGCAAGGTTGTCGCTCTGTCCTATCACGTCGACTACTGGAACTACTTGGGCTGGGCCGACACCCTGGCAACCAAGGAAAACACCGCAAGGCAGTACGCTTATGCCAAGGCCTTCGGCCGCAACGGGGTCTACACCCCCCAGGCTGTTCTGAATGGACGCGATCACCTGAAGGGCACCGATGCTGCCGAGGTCAATCGTCGCCTGGACCGGATGAATTCAAGCGGTAGAGGCCTTGTCGTCCCCGTGACGGCCTCTCGCCACGACGACCAATTGTCAATCTCGATTGGTCAGGGATCCGGCAAGGCAAATGTCGTGGTGGTGTATTTCAGCCAAAACCAGACTGTCGAGGTGCTCAAGGGCGAAAACTTCGGGAAGAGACTGGACTACTGGCACAGCGTGAACGACGTCCAGACTGTTGGGATGTGGTACGGAAAATCGCTCGAACTGACGCTTCCCGCGAACCCCATGGGCGACGACAAGAGCGACGGGATCGCCATTCTGCTTCAGGCTGCCGACAAAGCCGGCAATCCGTCCCGAATCATCGGTGCCACCGTGATGATGTCGACGGCAAAAACACTCTGATCTTATGGAAGCAGGAACTTGGTGTGGTCCGGCCCGGAAGCATTGGGGGGCTGGGGGTAAGGGGTCAATGCGCCAGACCGGACCGTTTGGCGCATCGCGCCAACCAAGTTAGTTATATACTATCTCAAAAAACGGCGGCGGTATGTTCAAATTTGGGCATCGGCACATTTATCCGTGTCGACGCGTGACGACGGTCACAGCCGACCAGAAGAGCGCGCTAGAAGCACGCCGTAGTTGTGTCGAGACGGTAGGAAAAACAGGCGGGATGGATCAGGCCAGAAGTGCGTCGTAAGCGCGGACGGACTTTAAGGCGCGCTCAGCGATGATGCTCGCATCGTCACCCGGCTTGTAGAGGCTGGAGCCAAGTCCGAAGGCACGGACGCCGACATTCCAATAGTCCGCGAAGTTTGCGTCTGAGACGCCGCCGACAGCGCCCAGCGGAAGATGTGGCGGCAGGATGGCCTTGATGGCCGCGATGCCGCTCGGTCCGAGCACGCTTGCCGGGAAGAACTTGAGTGCTGCAGCACCGCACTTCGCCGCGAGCAGGGCCTCGGTCGGCGTAAAAACTCCGGGCATTGCGACCATGCCATGCGATACCGCGCGGCGGATCACGTCGGGTTCGACATTCGGGGTGACCAGGAGATTGCCGCCGACATCGTTCAGGCGGTCAACCTGAGCAACCTCCAGAACCGTCCCTGCGCCAATCAGGACATTCGCCGGAGCGCGTTTGCGCGCTTTTTCGATGGAGACGAAGGGATCCGGTGAATTCAACGGAACCTCGATTGCCTCGAAACCGGCTTCGATCAGTACATCGACCGTGACCTCAATTTCCTCCGGCTTGATGCCGCGCAGGATGGCAACGAGATTGCGGCGAAGCGCGGGCCAGGCAACGGAGGCGGTCATGGGCTCAGTCCTTGAATTCGTGATCGAAGAGCGAAAGGGCGGATGCGAGCAGTCCCCGGCGCACAAGCACCCCGCCATCCAGCAGGACGGCTTCCCCGCCGGCCTTGGAGAGGGCCCGCGCATAAAGCCGGGTAAGCTTGCCTGTGCCGATGAGATAGGCCTTTCCGTGGCGCAGGAGGTCATCTCTGATGGCAGCGATCTCGGCGCCGATCAGGAGGCCCGAGAGACGCGCCGCAGGATTGGTCTTGGCATCCGCCGCGAGCAGGCCCTCGGCACGGATGGAAAAGAGGACGGATGTCAGCCCGAAGCCGGGTTCGAGCGCCTGTGAGACAGCCGCCTCGAAGATCTCCGGATCCGCTTCTGCGTCACCTTCCTCAGGCACGGACAGCCGGAGGATCGACTGCCGGCTAATCAGGTTGAACAACTCGCCAGTCATCACCGTCGAGAAGCGACGAACCTGACCACCCTCGACGAGAGCCCACTTGGAATGAGTTCCGGGAAGGCAGAACAGAGCATTGTCCAGACCCTGTTCCAGAGCGCCGGCGAGCTGGGTTTCCTCACCACGCATCACGTCAAACGCACCGCCTTCGCGCTGGCAGACACCAGGCAGGATGTAGACCGGCCGGCTTGCGCCTTCCGGCTGGACGGCATGCTGGAAAAGACCCACGAGAGGCGCCGGGGTCTCAACATAGGGTGCTTCACGCCAGCCTGTGCGGGCGCCTGCCATGCCGGCGATGACCACCGGCAGGTCGGATGATGCACCGAGCGCAGAAAGGTGACTTTCGAGAATGGCGGGGTAGGCAGCCCTGTCCAGGCTGCCCATACCCTCTTCGGATTGTCGTTCACCGATGACCGCGCCCTGGCTGTCGACGAGCCAGATACGCAGGTTGCTGGTGCCCCAATCGACGAGCGCGGCAAACGGTGATGCGGTCACGGCATGTCCTCAGGCGAGATCGGTCGGCAGAAGGGCTGCCGGAATATCCTGGAAGCAGACCGGCCGCAGGAAACGACGGATCGACAGCGTGCCGACAGAGGTGGCGCCAAAGTTTGTGGAGGCCGGGTAGGGGCCGCCGTGAACCATGGAATCGGCCACTTCGACACCGGTCGGGAAACCGTTGGCGAGCACGCGACCGGCCTTGCGCTCCAGGATCGGCATCAGACGTTTTCCAAGCGCTTCGTCACCATCGGCAAGATGGATCGAAGCCGTCAGCTGACCCGACAGGCTGCGCGCCATCGCGACCATCTCGTCCTCGCTATCGGCGACGACGATCAAGCCGAGCGGACCGAAGACCTCTTCGCCCAGCACATGGTTGTCGAGCCAATCCTTCGCCGTCGTCTGGAAAAGGTAAGGCGTGGCGTTGCGCAGGTCGCAAGTGGAGGTGACCAACGAGCGGACACCCTCGGTGCCTGCGATCGTGGTCGCACCCTTGCGATAGGCATCGGCAATACCATCCGTCAGCATGGTCTGGGGACCGACGGCCGAGAGGGCTTCCGTTGCCGTCTCGACAAACCTGTCGGCCTCAGCGCCCTTGAGCAGGA
This DNA window, taken from Peteryoungia algae, encodes the following:
- a CDS encoding DUF1223 domain-containing protein, giving the protein MADEFATPKGVVELFTSQGCRSCPPADRAFEQLVREGKVVALSYHVDYWNYLGWADTLATKENTARQYAYAKAFGRNGVYTPQAVLNGRDHLKGTDAAEVNRRLDRMNSSGRGLVVPVTASRHDDQLSISIGQGSGKANVVVVYFSQNQTVEVLKGENFGKRLDYWHSVNDVQTVGMWYGKSLELTLPANPMGDDKSDGIAILLQAADKAGNPSRIIGATVMMSTAKTL
- a CDS encoding 2-dehydro-3-deoxy-6-phosphogalactonate aldolase, which gives rise to MTASVAWPALRRNLVAILRGIKPEEIEVTVDVLIEAGFEAIEVPLNSPDPFVSIEKARKRAPANVLIGAGTVLEVAQVDRLNDVGGNLLVTPNVEPDVIRRAVSHGMVAMPGVFTPTEALLAAKCGAAALKFFPASVLGPSGIAAIKAILPPHLPLGAVGGVSDANFADYWNVGVRAFGLGSSLYKPGDDASIIAERALKSVRAYDALLA
- a CDS encoding 2-dehydro-3-deoxygalactonokinase, with translation MTASPFAALVDWGTSNLRIWLVDSQGAVIGERQSEEGMGSLDRAAYPAILESHLSALGASSDLPVVIAGMAGARTGWREAPYVETPAPLVGLFQHAVQPEGASRPVYILPGVCQREGGAFDVMRGEETQLAGALEQGLDNALFCLPGTHSKWALVEGGQVRRFSTVMTGELFNLISRQSILRLSVPEEGDAEADPEIFEAAVSQALEPGFGLTSVLFSIRAEGLLAADAKTNPAARLSGLLIGAEIAAIRDDLLRHGKAYLIGTGKLTRLYARALSKAGGEAVLLDGGVLVRRGLLASALSLFDHEFKD